The Aliiroseovarius sediminilitoris region CCCTGCACAAGCCCTCTGCATTGACGCGCCCAACGCACTCTGGCTGCGCGACCCGCCCGTGCGGTTTCGCAAGTCTGTTCCAGACTGTTGGATCGAACTCACGATCCGCGAAGGCAAAAACCGGCAGGTGCGCCGGATGACCGCTGCGGTCGGGCATCCGACCCTGCGCCTGATCCGGTATGCCGTGGGGCAATGGACGTTGGACGGCCTGGCGTCCGGCAAATGGCGCTACGCCTGAGGCGCGACCTCTATCCCAGCCAAGACACGCTGGCGTCGCCGGCCTGCATGTCCTTGCCCGCGCGATCAAACCGCAGATAGGCAATGGCCCGATCGCCGGACTGGGTGAACAACGTGCCCACCGGTTTGCCAACTGCGGTGATCTGCGTTCCAACCGGGGCCATGCCGTCGATCTGGACCACGGTCAGCCCTTTCTTCAAGTCTGTCTTGTGTTTCATGCGGGCCGTCACCTCTTGCCCGACATAGCAACCCTTGCGGAAATCCACGCCATTCAGGCGATCTAACCCGGCCTCTAACGGATAGGTGTCCGGTGTCAGTTCGATCCCGGTTTCCGGAATGCAATGGGCGACCCGAATAGCGTCCCAATCAACGCCGTCCTGCGCGGTCTGTCCATCATAGGCGCGCCAACCCATCGCGTCATGTCGGGGATCCACAAACGCGCCATCGGGGATATCACCAACTCCGCAGGCGGGCACGATGTCGGCTGGTGTGATCTGCACATCTGCCCGAAGCTTGTACATTGTCAGTCGTTGGGTCAATGATGCCGCCAGTGGTGTTGCCACGTCCAGCAAGATGGCATCCCCGTCCGGCACCAGAAAAAAATCAGCCAGATATTTGCCCTGCGGGGTCAACAAAGCCGTATAAACCAGCCCATCGGCCAGTTTCTTGACATCGTTGGTGATGAGGCCCTGAAGAAAGTCCTGCCGGTCATTCCCGGTCAGACGCAGAACCCTGCGCGATGTGTCTGTTGTCATGCTGCTCTCCTGTCGCCGCCTCAATATAGGCGCGCACGCGCAAAGCGAAAGGGTCAGTCGCGTCGGCTGCCCAGCAACCCACTAAACAATTGGCGCACAGACCAGCGAGCCGGTTCGGACTGTTCGGGTTGCGGCAGGCGACGCTTGCGGCGCTTCCCCTTCACCGGGCGAGAGGCGGGCTTGGCTTCGTCTTGAAACTGCAACTTGTAAAGCTGGGCGTATATGCCGCCACGGGCCAGAAGCTCCTCATGTGTGCCATGATCGACCACTTGTCCCTGATCCATGACGACGATCTTGTCGGCCTCGCGCACGGTGGCCAAACGGTGGGCGATCACCAGCGTCGTGCGGTCTTTTGACAATTCGTCCAGTGCTTTCTGGACCAGTTTTTCCGACTTGGCATCCAAGGCGGATGTCGCCTCGTCCAGCAGCAGAAACGGTGCGTTGCGCAGAACCGCACGGGCAATCGCCACCCGTTGGCGCTGTCCACCCGACAGGTTCGAGCCCCTTGGCCCGGCCTGCGTGTCCAACCCTTGTTCCATCTGTGGCAGGAAATCGGAGACATGCGCCACGTCCAGTGCGTGTTTAAGGGTTTTGTCATCAACATCGGTGCGCCCCATGAGGATGTTGTCACGCAGAGTTTCGTCGAACAACAGCGCCTCTTGGCTGACGACCGAAAACAGACCGCGCAGGTGATCGAGTGGAAGCCGAGTAACATCTGTCCCACCAACCATGACCTTGCCGGTTTTGGCGTCCGCCAGTCGGGTTAAAAGATTGAAGACAGTGCTTTTTCCTGCGCCGGAAGCTCCAACCAGCGCCGTTGTCTTGCCCGCCTCGGCGGTAAAACTCGCACCGCGCAGAACGGGCGTGTCACCATAGGAAAATCCGACATCCTTCAATTCAATCCGGGCCTTGCGCGCGGGAATTGGCAGTGCCACGGGCGTCGTGGGCGACAGGATCGACGGGCGTTCGTCAAACACGTTGCGGATGCGGGCAAGGCTGGCCAGTGCCGCCTGCCAAGCGCCCGACACTTTGCCAAGGTTTCTGAGTGGATCAAAGACCAACGCCATTGCCGTGAAAAAGCTCATGAATTCGCCGACGGTCTTGGCACCCGAATTGATCTGCATCCCGCCATAGACCAGCACACCAAAGAACCCGACTGCGGCGATGATGTCGACCATTGCGACGATCCCGCCCTGATTGGCTTGGCTTTGCAGGTGCGTGCGGGCGAAGGCGTCAATCTCACGGTCCACGCGGCCTTGTTCGTGGCGTTCGGTGCCGGACAGCTTGATCGAGTTGATGCCATGGAAAATCTCGTCCAACCGGGTCGAGATTTGGGCCGCTGACGACCGGCTATCCGTCGTGGTGCGCCGCACCCGTTTTTGCAGGATGCTCATCGGAATGGTCAGGATCGGCGCTGCGGCCACCGCGACCACGACCCACAACCAGTCGATGGACAACGCCACGCCCAGCAATGCCAGAAGCGAGACGACATCGCGCGCGACAGCGGCCAGAACGACCTCCCAAATGTTGGCGATGGCTTGCGCGTCCCCGCGCACGCGTT contains the following coding sequences:
- a CDS encoding ABC transporter ATP-binding protein, with amino-acid sequence MSDLERPDMIRWMWRSYMRAYRWPLIAAVFLMLLEGLALGGLSYMIKPMFDVAFSSGTTSSIVGVALIVAAIFITRAIAAFGHRVLMVHVGQRVAAKLQSDMVAHMLTLDSNFFRDNSPGTLIERVRGDAQAIANIWEVVLAAVARDVVSLLALLGVALSIDWLWVVVAVAAAPILTIPMSILQKRVRRTTTDSRSSAAQISTRLDEIFHGINSIKLSGTERHEQGRVDREIDAFARTHLQSQANQGGIVAMVDIIAAVGFFGVLVYGGMQINSGAKTVGEFMSFFTAMALVFDPLRNLGKVSGAWQAALASLARIRNVFDERPSILSPTTPVALPIPARKARIELKDVGFSYGDTPVLRGASFTAEAGKTTALVGASGAGKSTVFNLLTRLADAKTGKVMVGGTDVTRLPLDHLRGLFSVVSQEALLFDETLRDNILMGRTDVDDKTLKHALDVAHVSDFLPQMEQGLDTQAGPRGSNLSGGQRQRVAIARAVLRNAPFLLLDEATSALDAKSEKLVQKALDELSKDRTTLVIAHRLATVREADKIVVMDQGQVVDHGTHEELLARGGIYAQLYKLQFQDEAKPASRPVKGKRRKRRLPQPEQSEPARWSVRQLFSGLLGSRRD
- the ygfZ gene encoding CAF17-like 4Fe-4S cluster assembly/insertion protein YgfZ produces the protein MRRRQESSMTTDTSRRVLRLTGNDRQDFLQGLITNDVKKLADGLVYTALLTPQGKYLADFFLVPDGDAILLDVATPLAASLTQRLTMYKLRADVQITPADIVPACGVGDIPDGAFVDPRHDAMGWRAYDGQTAQDGVDWDAIRVAHCIPETGIELTPDTYPLEAGLDRLNGVDFRKGCYVGQEVTARMKHKTDLKKGLTVVQIDGMAPVGTQITAVGKPVGTLFTQSGDRAIAYLRFDRAGKDMQAGDASVSWLG